The following coding sequences lie in one Arachis ipaensis cultivar K30076 chromosome B03, Araip1.1, whole genome shotgun sequence genomic window:
- the LOC107634056 gene encoding lignin-forming anionic peroxidase-like, which yields MGGRIQSVTTTFAIILVLLGTACDAQLSSTFYDTTCPNALSTIRTSIRTAVSKERRMAASLVRLHFHDCFVQGCDASILLDDSPPIIVSEKGALPNNNSVRGFEVIDQAKAAVEKVCPGVVSCADIVAVAARDASFAVGGPSWVVKLGRRDSTTASIALANSDLPLASDDLNTLISRFSNKGFSAKEMVTLSGAHTIGQARCVTFRNRIYGNTSDIDAGFASTRQRGCPSLINNDNNKKLSPLDLVTPNSFDNNYFKNLIQKKGLLQSDQVLFSGGSTDSFVSEYSKNPTTFKSDFAAAMIKMGDISPLTGSAGIIRKICSAIN from the exons atgggCGGCAGAATTCAAAGTGTCACTACTACTTTTGCTATCATATTGGTTCTCTTAGGCACAGCATGTGATGCACAGTTATCTTCAACATTTTATGATACAACATGCCCCAATGCCCTTTCCACCATTCGAACCTCCATTCGCACGGCGGTTTCTAAGGAGCGCCGCATGGCGGCTTCTCTTGTTCGCCTTCATTTCCATGACTGCTTTGTTCAG GGTTGTGATGCATCAATTTTGCTAGATGATAGCCCCCCCATAATTGTGAGTGAGAAAGGTGCATTACCTAATAATAACTCAGTTAGAGGATTTGAAGTCATAGATCAAGCTAAAGCTGCTGTAGAGAAAGTATGCCCTGGAGTCGTTTCATGCGCTGACATTGTTGCTGTAGCTGCTCGTGATGCATCATTCGCT gtgggtggTCCATCATGGGTTGTGAAGCTTGGACGCAGAGATTCTACTACCGCAAGTATAGCTTTGGCTAATAGTGACCTTCCACTTGCCTCAGATGATCTTAACACTCTCATCTCTCGTTTCAGTAACAAAGGATTTAGTGCAAAAGAAATGGTCACTTTATCTG GTGCCCATACAATTGGCCAAGCTCGATGTGTCACATTCAGAAATAGAATATATGGTAATACAAGTGACATTGATGCTGGTTTTGCTAGCACTCGCCAACGTGGTTGTCCATCTTTGATTAACAACGACAACAATAAAAAGTTGTCGCCATTAGACTTGGTCACACCCAATTCGTTTGATAACAATTACTTCAAAAACCTGATTCAGAAAAAAGGTCTTCTTCAATCGGATCAAGTTTTGTTTAGTGGAGGATCTACAGATTCATTTGTTTCTGAGTATAGTAAAAATCCTACAACTTTTAAATCGGACTTTGCAGCTGCTATGATAAAAATGGGAGATATTTCTCCTTTGACTGGATCAGCTGGAATCATAAGAAAAATTTGCAGTGCTATCAACTAA